A window of Roseateles sp. XES5 genomic DNA:
CCGGTGCTGCACCGGCCCAAGGTCTTCGACCTGACCAAAAACCCGATCAGCCTGACGGTGCGCGCCGGCGAGAAGACGATGGAAAGCCCGCTTGCCATCGACTAGCGCTCCCCTATAGTTCCGCCGCAAGCCATTCCGCTGTCATACAGGAGAGACGCCGTGACCATTGCCGTTGGAGACAAGCTGCCCGACCTCAAGCTGAAGGAACGCACGCCGGACGGTCCCGCCGATATCTCGACCGAGGACCTTTTCAAGGGCAAGCGCGTCGTGCTCTTCGCCGTTCCGGGCGCCTTCACGCCCACCTGCTCGCTGAACCACCTGCCGGGTTATCTGGAAAACCGCGATGCGATCCTCGCCAAGGGCGTCGACGACATCGCCGTCGTCGCCGTCAACGACCACCATGTCATGGGCGCCTGGGCGACCTCGACGGGCGGAGCGGGCAAGCTGCGCTTCCTCGCCGACTGGGACGCCGGCTTCACCAAGGCGCTCGGCATGGACATCGACCTGTCCGCCGGCACGCTGGGCGTGCGGTCCAAGCGCTATTCTATGCTGGTCGAGGACGGCGTGGTGAAGACGCTGAACATCGAGGAAAGCCCGGGCCAGGCGACCGTTTCGGGCGCGGCCGCGATGATCGAGCAGCTTTGAGACTGCGCTAAGCCGGCCCTTCGAGGCGGGGCGGGTCTCGCCCCCTCTGCCCTGCCGGGCATCTCCCCCTCAAGGGGGAGATTGGATGGAGCGCCGCCTCACATCCCTTTGACATTCCAGATCAAGCACCGTCAGCGCCACGTGCCGATCCCCTCTCCTTGAGCGGAGATTGGACGACGCAGCGCCTCGCACTCCTTTGACGTTCCAGATCAGCGCTGTCATTGCCACTTGCCGATCTCCCCCCTTGAGGGGGAGATGCCCGGCAGGGCAGAGGGGGGCAGCAGCGCACCGAAACGCCCGGAATGGAGCTACCGCCCTACCCCTTCTTGAACGGCGCCATGCCCTTGCGGGCCAGTTCGTCCGCGCGTTCGTTTTCCGGATGTCCGGCATGGCCCTTGACCCAGTGCCATTCGACCTTGTGGCGCAGGCGCGCCTCGTCGAGCGCCTGCCAGAGGTCGCCGTTCTTCACCGGCTTCTTGTCGGCGGTCTTCCAGCCGTTCTTCTTCCAGCCGAAGATCCACTTGGAAATGCCGTCCATGACGTATTTCGAGTCGGTGTAGAGATCGACCTCGCAGGCCGTCTTCAGCGCGCCGAGGGCCGAGACGGCGGCGGTCAGTTCCATGCGGTTGTTCGTCGTCACCGCCTCGCCGCCGCAAAGGTCCTTCTCCACCTCGCCATAGCGCAGCACCGCGCCCCAGCCGCCGGGTCCCGGATTGCCCGAGCAGGCACCGTCCGTAAAGATATCGACATGCTTCATCGCGACAGCCCGTAATCCGCGGCGGTCTCGACCTGGCGGTGGAAGCGCAGCTTGCGCAGATATTCGAGCGGGTCCTTCTTGACCACCAGCGCGCCCGGCGGCGTCATCAGCCAGTCGTAGAGCCGCGTCAGGAAGAAGCGCAAGGCCGAGCCGCGCGAGAGCAGCGGCAGGGCGGCGGCTTCCTCGGCCGTCAGCGGACGCACGCTCTCGTAACCGGCCAGCAGCGCCATGCCCTTGGTGAGGTTGAACGAGCCGTCCTTCTCGAAGCACCAGGCATTGAGACAGGTGGCGACGTCATAGGCGAGGAAATCGTTGCAGGCGAAATAGAAGTCGATGAGGCCCGAAAGCGCGTCGCCGATGAAGAAGACGTTGTCGGGGAAGAGATCGGCATGGATGACGCCCGACGGCAGGGTCTTCGGCCAATTGGCTTCGAGGAAGGCAAGCTCGCCGCCGATCTCGCCCTGCAGGCCCGCTTCCACCTCGTCGGCGCGGTCGGCCGACTTGCCCCACAGCGGCCGCCAGCCATCGACCGTGAGCGCGTTCCTGCGGGTGATGGCGAAGCCTTCGCCGGCCAGGTGCATTTCGGCAAGCGCCTTGCCGACCTCGCGGCAGTGCTTCGCCGCGGGCTTCCTCAGCCACATGCCTTCGAGGAAGGAGATCATCGCGGCCGGGCGGCCGGAGAGTTCGCCAAGCAGCGCGCCGTCGTTGCGCGGCAGCGGCAGCGGGCAGGACAGGCCGCGCTCGGCAAGATGGTGCATCAGGCCAAGGAAGAACGGCAGGTCGTTGCGGTCGACGCGCTTTTCGTAGAGCGTCAGGATGAAGGCGCCCTTGGTGGTGTGCAGCAGGAAGTTGGAGTTCTCCACGCCCTCGGCGATGCCCTTGTAGGAGAGCAGCGTGCCCGCGTCATAGGCGGCGAGGAAGCGGGAAAGATCGTCTTCGGTGATATCGGTATAGACGGCCACGGCGGGGTCTCAGGCTTGCATGGATCGGATCGGTGGTCGGATGGTGTCATCCCCTCCGGCCGGCGGGCCGGAAAGGGGTACGGCGCGGCAAATGCCTAGTCCCCATTCACAAAGGCCATGTCGGCTGAGGTGAGTTCGATATTGCGCAGTTCGCGGTTGACGAGGAAGTGCTCGTTTTCCTCGACCGTATCGGCAAGCTCCACCACGGCGTTGTAGCGCGCGCGGAAGGCTTCGATGATCTCGTTGACGATGACCTCGGGCGCGGAGGCGCCGGCCGAGAGGCCGACGGTCCTGATGTCGCCGATGGTTTCCCAGTCGATCTCGGCGGCGCGCTGGACGAGCACGGACTTCGTCGCGCCGGCGCGCAGCGCCACTTCGACGAGGCGCTTGGAATTGGACGAGTTCGGCGCGCCGACGATGAGGAAGAGATCGCAGCCGGGCGCGGCCTGCTTGACGGCCTCCTGCCGGTTGGTGGTGGCGTAGCAGATCGAATCGGCCGCGGGGGCCGTGAGATTGGGGAAGCGCTCGTGCAGGCGCTTGATCACGCCGGCCGTATCGTCGACCGACAATGTCGTCTGGGTGACGAAGCCGAGATTGTCCGGGTCGGGCGGCATGTATCTGTCGGCATCCTCGACGGTCTCGACCAGGTCGACCGAGCCCTCCGGCAACTGGCCCATGGTGCCGATCACTTCCGGGTGGCCGGCATGGCCGATCAGCACGACATGGCGGCCGAGGCGCTGGTGGCGCATCGCCTGCTTGTGCACCTTGGAGACCAGCGGGCAGGTCGCGTCGAGATAGAAGAGATTGCGCGCCTCGGCATCGGCCGGCACGGATTTGGGCACGCCATGGGCGGAGAAGACGACCGGCTGCTGGCGGTGCTCGTCCGGGATCTCGTCGAGTTCCTCGACGAAGATCGCGCCCTTGGCCTCGAGGCCTTCCACCACATAGGTGTTGTGCACGATCTCGTGGCGCACATAGATGGGCGCCCCGAACTTGAGCAGGGCCCGCTCCACGATCTCGATCGCGCGGTCCACGCCGGCGCAGAAACCGCGCGGGCCGCAGAGCCTGATGGTCAAATCCGGTCGGTTCTCAGTCATGCGCATCGGTTATCCGGCAATGAGGACGGCAGCAAGGGCGATGGCCGCGGGAAGCGCCTGGATGACGAAAATCTTCCGCGAGGCCGTTGCGCCCCCATATAGGCCGGCGACCACGACCGCGCCAAGGAAAAACAATTTGATCTGCCAGGCGAAGGCCGGATCGGGATGGAGGAGCGACCAGAAGAGGCCGGCGGCAAGGAAGCCGTTGTAGAGCCCCTGGTTGGCGGCGAGCACCTTTGTCGCCTCCGCCTGGGCCGGCGTCATGCCGAAGGCCCGAAGACCCTTCGGCGTCGTCCAGAGAACCATTTCCAGGACGAGGATATAGACATGTTCGAGCGCGATGAGCGCGACGAGAATGGTTGCGAGCGCCTGCATGCCTTGCCCTCCGTTGCCATCCTCTTTCCTACGGCATTTCAGGGCGCCGGGCGACCGCCTTTTCGCCGGAAGAGCGCATAGAGGGCGACGCCCACCAGCGCGGCGGCAAGGCCGTACCAGGTGACGGCATATTGCAGGTGGTTGTTCGGCAGGTCGAACTGGGTGACCGCGCCGATCGGCAGACCCTTGGGGTTCGGCGCTTCGCCCGCGTCGACGAAGAAGGGCACGAGCCTTTCCGCCGGAATGCCGGTGCTGGAGGCCATCGTGTCGAGGTCCTTCCAGTAGAAGATGTTCTTGGCGAGATCGTTCTCCGGCACGATGGAGGATGGCTTTTCGGCAAGGCGGGCGCGGGCAAGGCCCGTCACGGTCTGCTCGCCGGTCAACTGGCCCTGCTTGCGCATTTCCGGTTCCTTCGCCTCGAAGGGCGTGAAGCCCCGGTTGACGAAGAGGAAGCGGCCGTCGGCAAGCTGGAGCGGCGTATAGACATGGTAGCCGGTCTGGCCGCGCCAGGTGGCGAAGAAATGCCGCTCCCTGTTGTTGGCGAAGACGCCCGAAACGGTGACGGGGCGGTATTCGATATCCTCGCCCTTCGCCGCCATCGCCTCGATCTCGGCGAGGGAAACGGGCGGCGCGGCGCGGCGCTCCGTCATGTCCGCGAGCAGTTGTTCCTTCCAGTAAAGGCGCTGCACCTGCCAGGTGCCGAGGGACAGCAGGATGGCG
This region includes:
- the ispH gene encoding 4-hydroxy-3-methylbut-2-enyl diphosphate reductase — protein: MTENRPDLTIRLCGPRGFCAGVDRAIEIVERALLKFGAPIYVRHEIVHNTYVVEGLEAKGAIFVEELDEIPDEHRQQPVVFSAHGVPKSVPADAEARNLFYLDATCPLVSKVHKQAMRHQRLGRHVVLIGHAGHPEVIGTMGQLPEGSVDLVETVEDADRYMPPDPDNLGFVTQTTLSVDDTAGVIKRLHERFPNLTAPAADSICYATTNRQEAVKQAAPGCDLFLIVGAPNSSNSKRLVEVALRAGATKSVLVQRAAEIDWETIGDIRTVGLSAGASAPEVIVNEIIEAFRARYNAVVELADTVEENEHFLVNRELRNIELTSADMAFVNGD
- a CDS encoding DUF1304 domain-containing protein, whose translation is MQALATILVALIALEHVYILVLEMVLWTTPKGLRAFGMTPAQAEATKVLAANQGLYNGFLAAGLFWSLLHPDPAFAWQIKLFFLGAVVVAGLYGGATASRKIFVIQALPAAIALAAVLIAG
- the rnhA gene encoding ribonuclease HI; this translates as MKHVDIFTDGACSGNPGPGGWGAVLRYGEVEKDLCGGEAVTTNNRMELTAAVSALGALKTACEVDLYTDSKYVMDGISKWIFGWKKNGWKTADKKPVKNGDLWQALDEARLRHKVEWHWVKGHAGHPENERADELARKGMAPFKKG
- a CDS encoding homoserine kinase; this translates as MAVYTDITEDDLSRFLAAYDAGTLLSYKGIAEGVENSNFLLHTTKGAFILTLYEKRVDRNDLPFFLGLMHHLAERGLSCPLPLPRNDGALLGELSGRPAAMISFLEGMWLRKPAAKHCREVGKALAEMHLAGEGFAITRRNALTVDGWRPLWGKSADRADEVEAGLQGEIGGELAFLEANWPKTLPSGVIHADLFPDNVFFIGDALSGLIDFYFACNDFLAYDVATCLNAWCFEKDGSFNLTKGMALLAGYESVRPLTAEEAAALPLLSRGSALRFFLTRLYDWLMTPPGALVVKKDPLEYLRKLRFHRQVETAADYGLSR
- a CDS encoding SURF1 family protein translates to MAEVPASHRPRGGRGKTVVAVVAFFIALAILLSLGTWQVQRLYWKEQLLADMTERRAAPPVSLAEIEAMAAKGEDIEYRPVTVSGVFANNRERHFFATWRGQTGYHVYTPLQLADGRFLFVNRGFTPFEAKEPEMRKQGQLTGEQTVTGLARARLAEKPSSIVPENDLAKNIFYWKDLDTMASSTGIPAERLVPFFVDAGEAPNPKGLPIGAVTQFDLPNNHLQYAVTWYGLAAALVGVALYALFRRKGGRPAP
- a CDS encoding peroxiredoxin → MTIAVGDKLPDLKLKERTPDGPADISTEDLFKGKRVVLFAVPGAFTPTCSLNHLPGYLENRDAILAKGVDDIAVVAVNDHHVMGAWATSTGGAGKLRFLADWDAGFTKALGMDIDLSAGTLGVRSKRYSMLVEDGVVKTLNIEESPGQATVSGAAAMIEQL